In Fluviispira sanaruensis, a genomic segment contains:
- a CDS encoding 3-deoxy-D-manno-octulosonic acid transferase has product MYFLYEVTQKIIYFVLNLLAKYIHSRKFKKFCEARTSQYFINKIKDTENNYLEIKENNSKYFPVYWFHVASAGEMEQAIPVARKLNEKMNARFLLTYFSPSAEPFIKNFPALISAFSLPIDSRKNYKLIFSSLPISKIFFVRYDIWPALLHESKNLNIEINLLSASAIKTKNGILGKISNIWNIKFYKNFSNIFAVTKEDVEYFTQFLPLERVHYSGDAKWSRAFERANNCIKRKIEKDFSIFYSYCMAQREVLNKKNIVFGSPHKEEDKIALDCGIIKDKVFLIYVPHDVTEESCKKIIDNFRLMGTNSILYSELISIINNTIKNDDSFILENLYELKNHDIKRQSLFNSNNKDYNIPAHILSGYEVVIFDKIGYLAEIYEISDIAIIGGGFDGQIHNVLEAAAHGVPVLIGNLFVRASEAKELVNRGGAISFQNTNELFQFLIQWVSLEEQGTDSPHPTRILAQSKSKSLELFRSIPDTSEIVLQALFNEP; this is encoded by the coding sequence ATGTATTTTCTATATGAGGTTACGCAAAAAATTATTTATTTTGTTTTAAATTTGTTAGCAAAATATATTCATAGCAGAAAATTTAAAAAGTTTTGTGAGGCTAGAACCTCTCAGTATTTTATAAATAAAATAAAAGATACAGAAAATAATTATTTAGAAATTAAAGAAAATAATTCAAAATATTTTCCTGTGTATTGGTTTCATGTCGCAAGCGCTGGAGAAATGGAACAGGCAATACCAGTCGCAAGAAAACTTAATGAAAAAATGAACGCTCGTTTTTTATTAACATACTTTTCGCCAAGTGCAGAGCCTTTTATAAAGAATTTTCCTGCACTAATTTCAGCCTTTTCTTTGCCAATTGACTCAAGAAAAAACTATAAATTGATATTTAGCTCTCTGCCAATATCGAAAATATTTTTTGTCAGATACGATATTTGGCCTGCTCTTTTGCATGAGAGTAAAAATTTAAACATTGAGATTAACTTGCTGTCTGCTTCTGCAATAAAAACTAAAAATGGTATATTAGGGAAAATAAGTAATATTTGGAACATAAAATTTTATAAAAATTTTTCGAATATTTTTGCAGTAACGAAAGAAGACGTAGAATATTTTACGCAGTTTTTACCATTAGAGCGAGTTCATTATTCTGGAGATGCAAAATGGTCGCGTGCTTTTGAAAGAGCAAATAATTGTATCAAGCGGAAAATAGAAAAGGATTTTTCAATATTTTATTCTTACTGTATGGCGCAAAGGGAGGTTTTAAATAAAAAAAATATAGTCTTCGGCTCTCCACATAAAGAAGAAGATAAAATAGCTTTAGATTGCGGGATAATTAAGGATAAAGTGTTTTTAATATATGTTCCTCATGATGTAACAGAAGAATCATGTAAAAAAATTATCGATAATTTTAGATTGATGGGTACGAATAGTATTCTATATAGTGAACTTATATCAATTATAAATAATACAATCAAAAATGATGATTCTTTTATTCTTGAAAATTTATATGAATTAAAGAATCATGACATAAAAAGACAATCTTTGTTTAATAGTAACAATAAAGATTATAACATTCCAGCTCATATTCTTTCAGGATATGAGGTTGTAATATTTGATAAAATTGGATATTTAGCTGAAATTTATGAAATATCAGATATTGCTATCATTGGTGGAGGATTCGATGGTCAAATTCACAACGTCTTAGAAGCTGCCGCTCATGGAGTTCCTGTTCTTATTGGGAATCTATTTGTGCGTGCAAGCGAAGCAAAAGAACTTGTTAACAGAGGTGGAGCTATTTCTTTTCAAAATACAAATGAGTTGTTTCAATTTTTGATTCAGTGGGTTAGTTTGGAAGAGCAGGGAACCGACTCACCCCACCCAACTCGAATTTTGGCTCAATCAAAGTCGAAATCGTTGGAACTTTTTAGAAGTATTCCCGATACAAGTGAAATTGTCTTGCAAGCTCTGTTTAACGAGCCATAA